One Lutra lutra chromosome 7, mLutLut1.2, whole genome shotgun sequence DNA window includes the following coding sequences:
- the FOXA1 gene encoding hepatocyte nuclear factor 3-alpha, producing MLGTVKMEGHESSDWNSYYADTQEAYSSVPVSNMNSGLGSMNSMNTYMTMNTMTTSGNMTPASFNMSYANPGLGAGLSPGAVAGMPGGSAGAMNSMTAAGVTAMGTTLSPGGMGAMGAQPAASMNGLGPYAAAMNPCMSPMAYAPSNLGRSRAGGGGDAKTFKRSYPHAKPPYSYISLITMAIQQAPSKMLTLSEIYQWIMDLFPYYRQNQQRWQNSIRHSLSFNDCFVKVARSPDKPGKGSYWTLHPDSGNMFENGCYLRRQKRFKCEKQPGAGGGSGSGGGGGGAKGGPESRKDPSSAANPSANSPLHRGVHGKGGQLEGAPAPGPAASPQTLDHSGATATGGASELKTPSSSAAPPISSGPGALVSVPPSHPAHGLAPHESQLHLKGDPHYSFNHPFSINNLMSSSEQQHKLDFKAYEQALQYSPYGAALPASLPLGSASVATRSPIEPSALEPAYYQGVYSRPVLNTS from the exons ATGTTAGGGACTGTGAAGATGGAAGGGCATGAGAGCAGCGACTGGAACAGCTACTACGCGGACACACAGGAG GCCTACTCCTCCGTCCCCGTCAGCAACATGAACTCGGGCCTGGGCTCTATGAACTCCATGAACACCTACATGACCATGAACACCATGACCACGAGCGGCAACATGACCCCAGCTTCGTTCAACATGTCCTACGCAAACCCAGGCCTGGGCGCCGGCCTGAGTCCGGGCGCCGTGGCTGGCATGCCGGGAGGCTCCGCGGGCGCCATGAACAGCATGACGGCGGCGGGCGTGACGGCCATGGGAACGACGCTGAGCCCGGGAGGCATGGGCGCCATGGGCGCGCAGCCCGCGGCCTCCATGAACGGCCTGGGCCCCTACGCGGCTGCCATGAACCCGTGCATGAGCCCCATGGCGTACGCGCCGTCCAACCTGGGCCGCAGCCGCGCGGGGGGCGGCGGCGACGCCAAGACTTTCAAGCGCAGCTACCCGCACGCTAAGCCGCCCTATTCCTACATCTCGCTCATCACCATGGCCATCCAGCAGGCGCCCAGCAAGATGCTCACGCTAAGCGAGATCTACCAGTGGATCATGGACCTCTTCCCCTATTACCGGCAGAATCAGCAGCGCTGGCAGAACTCCATCCGGCACTCGCTCTCCTTCAACGACTGCTTCGTCAAAGTGGCGCGCTCCCCAGACAAGCCCGGCAAGGGCTCCTACTGGACGCTGCACCCGGACTCCGGCAACATGTTTGAGAACGGTTGTTACTTGCGCCGCCAGAAGCGCTTCAAGTGTGAGAAGCagccgggggccgggggcggcAGCGGGAGCgggggtggcggcggcggcgccaAGGGCGGTCCTGAGAGCCGCAAGGACCCCTCGAGCGCCGCCAACCCCAGTGCCAACTCGCCCCTTCATCGGGGCGTGCACGGGAAGGGAGGCCAGCTAGAGGGCGCGCCGGCCCCCGGGCCGGCTGCCAGCCCCCAGACTCTGGACCACAGCGGGGCGACGGCGACAGGGGGCGCCTCGGAGTTGAAGACGCCATCCTCCTCGGCTGCGCCCCCGATCAGCTCCGGGCCCGGAGCGCTGGTATctgtgcccccctcccacccagcgCACGGCCTGGCTCCCCACGAGTCCCAGCTGCACCTGAAAGGGGACCCCCATTACTCTTTCAACCACCCTTTCTCCATCAACAACCTCATGTCCTCCTCGGAGCAGCAGCACAAGCTGGACTTCAAGGCATATGAGCAAGCACTACAGTACTCGCCCTATGGTGCTGCGTTGCCCGCCAGCCTGCCCCTCGGCAGCGCCTCGGTGGCCACCAGGAGCCCCATCGAGCCCTCAGCCCTGGAGCCGGCCTACTACCAAGGTGTGTATTCCAGACCCGTCCTAAACACTTCCTAG